One Streptomyces sp. NBC_00554 DNA segment encodes these proteins:
- a CDS encoding DUF4233 domain-containing protein translates to MRTLCASTLIGEFFVIGFAGLVAMKDPDLATSTVLTVCGILMALSVLLCGMITRPGGVQLGWALQIALVASGFIVPTMFILGLAFGALWWASIHYGRKIDEAKARFAAQAQAQGAGQAPAEGNAG, encoded by the coding sequence GTGCGTACGCTCTGTGCTTCGACGCTGATCGGCGAGTTCTTCGTCATCGGGTTCGCCGGTCTGGTCGCGATGAAGGATCCCGATCTGGCGACCTCCACGGTGTTGACGGTCTGCGGGATCCTGATGGCGCTGAGCGTCCTGCTCTGCGGGATGATCACGCGGCCCGGGGGCGTCCAGCTCGGCTGGGCCCTGCAGATCGCGCTGGTCGCCAGTGGTTTCATCGTGCCGACGATGTTCATCCTGGGACTGGCCTTCGGGGCCCTGTGGTGGGCGTCCATCCACTACGGGCGGAAGATCGACGAGGCCAAGGCCAGGTTCGCGGCCCAGGCGCAGGCACAGGGCGCGGGGCAGGCTCCGGCGGAGGGCAACGCGGGGTAG
- the ndk gene encoding nucleoside-diphosphate kinase — translation MSQRTLVLLKPDTVRRGLTGEIISRIERKAGWQITALELRTLDQDTLEQHYGEHKGKPFYEPLVEFMASGPVVALVVEGDRVIEGVRALAGPTDPIAAAPGSIRGDFGVIVRENLIHASDSEESAERELKIFFPGRG, via the coding sequence GTGAGCCAGCGCACCCTCGTCCTTCTCAAGCCCGACACCGTCCGTCGCGGCCTGACCGGCGAGATCATCAGCCGTATCGAGCGCAAGGCGGGCTGGCAGATCACCGCGCTGGAGCTGCGGACGCTGGACCAGGACACGCTGGAGCAGCACTACGGCGAGCACAAGGGCAAGCCCTTCTACGAGCCGCTGGTGGAGTTCATGGCGTCGGGTCCTGTCGTGGCGCTCGTCGTCGAGGGCGACCGGGTCATCGAGGGCGTGCGCGCGCTCGCCGGGCCCACCGACCCGATCGCCGCCGCCCCCGGCTCCATCCGTGGCGACTTCGGTGTGATCGTCCGCGAGAACCTGATCCACGCCTCCGACTCCGAGGAGTCCGCCGAGCGTGAGCTGAAGATCTTCTTCCCCGGCCGCGGCTGA
- a CDS encoding rod shape-determining protein encodes MSFIGRDMAVDLGTANTLVYVRGRGIVLNEPSVVAINTNTGGILAVGAEAKKMIGRTPGNIVAVRPLRDGVIADFEITERMLRYFILKIHKRRYLARPRVVVCVPSGITGVERRAVIEASSQAGARQVHIIEEPMAAAIGSGLPVHEATGNMVVDIGGGTTEVAVISLGGIVTAQSIRVAGDELDSSIIQHIKKEYSLLLGERSAEQIKITIGSAYDLDNDEHTEIRGRDLVSGLPKTVVISAAEVRKAIEEPVNSIIDAVKTTLDKCPPELSGDIMDRGIVLTGGGALLRGLDERLRRETGMPIHIAEDPLDSVALGAGKCVEEFEALQQVLDAQPRR; translated from the coding sequence ATGTCGTTCATCGGCCGTGACATGGCTGTCGACCTCGGGACCGCCAACACGCTGGTGTACGTCAGGGGTCGCGGGATCGTACTCAACGAGCCGTCCGTCGTCGCGATCAACACCAACACCGGTGGAATTCTCGCGGTCGGCGCGGAAGCGAAGAAGATGATCGGGCGGACCCCTGGCAACATCGTTGCCGTGCGTCCGCTGCGGGACGGTGTGATCGCCGACTTCGAGATCACCGAGCGCATGCTCCGCTACTTCATTCTGAAGATCCACAAGCGGCGCTATCTCGCCCGCCCCCGTGTCGTCGTCTGTGTGCCCTCGGGCATCACGGGCGTCGAGCGCCGTGCCGTCATCGAGGCGTCGTCCCAGGCCGGGGCGCGCCAGGTGCACATCATCGAGGAGCCCATGGCCGCGGCCATCGGTTCCGGCCTGCCGGTCCACGAGGCCACGGGCAACATGGTGGTGGACATCGGCGGCGGCACCACGGAGGTCGCGGTCATCTCGCTCGGCGGCATCGTCACCGCCCAGTCCATCCGCGTCGCGGGCGACGAGCTGGACAGCTCGATCATCCAGCACATCAAGAAGGAGTACTCACTTCTTCTCGGTGAGCGGAGTGCCGAACAGATCAAGATCACGATCGGTTCGGCGTACGACCTCGACAATGACGAACACACCGAAATCCGCGGCCGGGACCTCGTGTCCGGGCTGCCCAAGACCGTCGTCATCTCCGCGGCCGAAGTGCGCAAGGCCATCGAGGAACCGGTCAACTCGATCATCGACGCCGTGAAGACGACTCTCGACAAGTGCCCGCCGGAGCTGTCCGGCGACATCATGGACCGCGGAATCGTTCTGACCGGCGGCGGAGCCCTGCTGCGCGGTCTCGACGAGCGGCTGCGCCGCGAGACCGGCATGCCGATCCATATCGCGGAGGACCCGCTGGACAGCGTTGCGCTCGGCGCCGGTAAGTGCGTCGAGGAGTTCGAGGCGCTGCAGCAGGTTCTGGACGCCCAGCCGCGCAGATGA